GGAGCAGGCATGAACAACAATTTCTTCAAAGGACATGGCCTGGGCAATGACTATATTGCTCTCGACCCAGCCAAAATGTCTTTTAAATTAACACCGCGGACTATCCGGGCTCTCTGTGATCGGCATTGGGGAGTGGGCAGTGACGGCATTCTGGCGCTCGGGACCTCGAAAAAAGCGGACTTTGGACTGCGCATATACAACCCAGACGGGAGTGAAGCCGAGAAATCCGGTAATGGACTGCGGATTTTCGGTTGCTATCTGTACCACACCAAGCATACGAGGAAAAAACACTTTACCGTAGAGACCAAGGGCGGATTGGTTGAGATCCATTTGGAACTTAACGGCCATGGATACGTGAATGGGGCCACAGTCGATATGGGACGAGCCTCGTTTCAACCCATTTCTCTCCCCTGCACCTTACGGGTGCCTGAATTAATTCAACAGCCGGTTAAAGCCGCAGGCCAGTCTCTCCGGTTTACCGGGGTCAGTGTCGGAAACCCGCATTGCGTGGTGTATAAGAAACAGGAAGAACAATGGACCCGCCAGGACCTTCTTGAAATCGGGCCTGAACTGGAAAACCATATCATTTTCCCCAAACGAACCAATGTCCAACTGGCCGTTCCAACCGGGCCTCGGACCATTTCTATTTTGATCTGGGAACGGGGTGCGGGAGAAACACAAGCCTCAGGCTCCTCCGCCTGTGCGGCGGCTTGTGCCGGAGTACGGTTAGGGTTAGTTAAAAGTCCCGTGTGCGTAAAGGCGCCTGGAGGAACATTGGATATTACCGTTGATCCTCAGTACAACATCACCATGAAAGGGCCCGTCACCGAGGTCGCCAGAGGGGAAATCAGTCAGGCCTTCATAGACGCCCTGCGTTGAAATAGATATCTATTCCCCCCTCCTGGGCTCGCTTTCGGAGTTGAGTTTTTACCCTGCTGGAATTACCTCCCGAACTCTTACAGAAAGGCCAAGACATTCCGAAATGCTGCTACGATAACTCTTTCCAGAAGGGCATCCAGGTCCCTGACTTTCCATCTCGAAGAATCATTAATGATTCTTTCTCAGACTTTTTCTGCACCGTCTCCGAGGCGAAGGCAGGGGGCCTAAACCAGAGACTATCTGCCACCAGACTCATCAGTTCAGACCCTTTGCCCCATGACCATTCAGGCAATAACCATAGGTCCGATTCACACGTTTGCCCTGCTCTGCCTTGCCTGGAGGATCATCCTCCAACACCATGACTCCCGACAACCTGATACAGACCTTCGCGATACAACCTCGAAACGAGCATTCGCCTACTCTCCTGTGTAGGCTGATTTACTCTGGTAACTTCGGAAACTCAAACGGAATCGGTTCGCCGGTCAATGCTTTCAGAAAGGCAATCAGATCGGCTTTCTCTTGCGGCGCCAATCCCAGTGGTTTCATCAATGGACTTAACTGAGGATTGGCATTTCCGCCTTTATCGAAAAAGTCGATCACCTCCTCTAATGTCTTAAAGGCACCGTCGTGCATATACGGTGCAGATTCCGTAATGCTTCGAAGCGTTGGAGTTTTGAATGCCCCTTTATCTCGTTCACGACGAGTCACATAATACCGGCCCAAATCTTCTTTCATCGGTCCCACTTGCGGCACGCCAAGGTTGTGGAATCGATTATCCGTAAAATTAGAATCGTTGTGACAGAGGATGCACCGGCCTTTTCCTTTAAAAAGGGCCATCCCACGCTGGGCGTCTTCTCCCATCGCTTGTTGATCCCCTAAGACAAACTTATCGAAGGCGGAATTGGTGGAGATGATGGTCCGTTCATAGGCAGCGATCGCTTCAGCGATTCCCTGCAAACTCACTCCGGTTCCGAATACTTTCTGAAACTCTTCCTTGTAGCCGCTTATCTTCGCAATTTTGGGAACGACAGCTTCATGGGTCTCAGCCATTTCAACGGGATTATGAATAGGACCAATGGCCTGTTCTTCCAAAGAGCCGGCTCGACCATCCCAAAATTGGAAGGGATTAAAAGCGGTGTTGTACACTGTAGGGGATTGCCGGCCGCCCCGCAGCCCTCCAACGCCCACCGAGGTTTGGTTGGGATCAGCAAATCCCGCAACAGGGTTATGACAAAACGCACAAGAGATCGCATTGTTTTTGGATAACCGACCATCAAAATACAGCTGTTTTCCAAGAGAAAGTTTTGCCGCGTAATTGAGGTTGCCAGGAGGCTGTGGAACAACAGTCGGGAGTGGACCAATGTCGGGAACCGTATGACCATCAACCGTGATCATTTCCACTGCCGAATGAGGGCTCGTTTCACTCCCTATTCCAGTGGAAGTGAGGCTCAGTCCTACCAGGATTGTGCAAAGTACTGTGGTCAGCCCCCTTTTGATTGCTGGCTTCATTCCGTCTTTCCCTCCTGATTAGTTTGATGCCGTTCCCGATGAACAAAACCCTTTATTGAATAGTTTAGTGTACCCTGAATGTCCGCAAAATTAAAACACAATTGCTTCATCTACACTGAAGAGAGATGCTTCAACCTGGTTTTTTAGGTAAGTTCCTATCCAACATGGGGGCCTTGCTGAAAACATCTGATTCGCCATTCCACCTCACAATGAATTTTACATGAAGACACACATGTATCCCATTGATGCGGTCGTTCCACAACTACAGCAGACCCTCAGGCAACACCCAATCGTCCTGCTCACCGCTCAGCCTGGTGCCGGGAAAACGACACAGATCCCGGTGGCCCTTCTCCAAGAACCGTGGTTGATTCCAAAAACCATCATGATGCTGGAGCCTCGACGGTTGGCCGCGCGTGCAGCCGCGCGCCGTATGTCCGATCTTCTGGGGGAAACCGTTGGCACCACCGTTGGATATCGAACACGGTTGGATACTAAAATCAGCCCCAACACAAAACTGGAAGTGGTAACCGAAGGCATTCTCACCAGAATCCTGCAGCACGATCCCTCTTTACAACACTACGGCCTGGTCATCTTTGATGAATTCCATGAACGTAGTCTGCAAGCCGATCTGGGCCTGGCCTTATGCCTGGAATCCCAGAAGGTATTTCGAGAGGATCTCCGGCTGTTAATCATGTCGGCCACACTCGACAGTGCGGCCATCTCCCAACAATTGAGACAGGCTCCCGTGATCAGCTGCGAAGGTAAGATGTTTCCGGTCGAAACCCGTTACGTCGGAAAGCCGGATGGGAAATTTTTCGCCATGCAGGTGGCCCATACCATTCATCGTCTGCTGAAGACCGAACAGGGCAACCTCCTTGTGTTTCTTCCAGGTGCGGGAGAAATCCGCCAGGTGGAACGCCTCCTGGCAGACCTTCCTCTTGACCCCCATACTCGCATCGCTCCTCTCTATGGGGATCTATCCGCTCAGGCTCAGGACCAGGCTATTCTTCCACCGCCTGCCGGATGGCGCAAAGTGGTCCTATCCACGAATATTGCCGAATCCAGTCTCACCATCGAAGGTATTCGTCTCGTCATCGATACCGGGCTCATGCGCGTACCACGTTTTGATGCACGCAGCGGTATGAGCCGGCTGGCCACCCTCACGGTCTCTCAACAATCGGCAGAACAACGTCGCGGGCGGGCGGGACGCCTGGAACCCGGCCTGTGTATACGGTTCTGGTCTGAAGCCGAGCAGCGTACCCTCACCCCCCGGACCACACCGGAAATTCTTGATGCCGATTTAACCTCACTCGTGTTGGAGTTGTGCCAATGGGGAAATCACGATCCCCAGGAATTAATCTGGCTTGACCCTCCTCCTGCCGGCGCCATCGCTCAGGCACGACACCTCCTTCACTCCCTGGGCGCATGTGATACCTATGGCCACATCACCGATCATGGCCGGGCGATGGCCGATCTCCCCATGCACCCGCGACTCGCGCATATGGTCCTGAAGGGAAAGGCGCTGGGAGTGGGAGCCTTCGCATGCGATCTTGCCGCAGCCCTAAGCGAACGAAACCTGTTCAAAGGATCAATCGCACGGGAACATGCCGATCTTCGCACCCGCTTTGATATGCTCTATGGTGGCGCCCCTGTTCAGAGAAACACCCGGGCTCCGGATAGGGGAACCATCCAACGCATTCGCCAGGTCTCTCAGTCGTGGCAACGGACACTGCACATCATCACTCCTCACCATGGCCCCAAACAACAGATTGATCAGTTGGGTGTACTCCTGGCGCTGGCCTACCCCGACCGGATTGCGCAACGACAATCAGATGAGGACAGACGATACCGCCTGGCCAACGGGCGAAGCGCAAGATTTCATCACCCGGATCCATTGGAACATGAAGAATGGCTCGTGATCGCAGATCTTAACGGTGCCCCGGCAACGGCACTCATCTTTGTGGCTGCCCCGATTTCAGTTGAAGATCTCATCTCCCATTGCGGGGATCTCATACAGTCAACGGATTCTGTGATGTGGGATGCCTCGACCCAAGCGGTCAGATCCATCCGGCAACGACGACTCGGAGAACTCATTCTTGAGGAAGGCCGCCTTCCCGATCCTGATCCTGATTTGGTGTTGACCGCGCTCCTCGACGGCCTTCGAAACACAGGCCTCTCCTGTTTGCCCTGGAATCCCACACTCAGAAACTGGCAGGCGCGCGTCCAATTTCTGCGCCGCGCCACGGAACCGGGATCCCCTTGGCCGGATGTCTCGGACGACACACTCCTTGAGACATTGGACCAGTGGCTTGGGCCCTTTCTCAGCAATCTCTCCAGCCTCAATCAGCTGAAACGGATCGATCTTGCCTGGCCGCTTCAGGCGCTCCTTTCTCCTGAACAACGGCGCACGCTCGACACTCTGGCGCCCACTCATCTCACGGTACCGACAGGATCGCACATTCCCTTGGATTATCTGTCAGGAGAGATTCCCGTTCTGGCTGTCCGTCTTCAGGAATTATTCGGACAATGCGACACGCCCCGCCTGGTCAATGGGAGAGTCCCTGTCCTCATTCATCTGCTTTCTCCGGCCAGACGCCCTGTTCAGGTCACCCAGGATCTCACAAGTTTTTGGAAAACCGGTTACACGCAAGTGAGAAAAGAATTGAAGGGCCGCTACCCCAAACACTTCTGGCCCGATGACCCTCTCCAGGCCCCTCCCACTCGCGGCATTAAAAAGCGATAATTTTTTGCGGGAGGTGACACCCATGAACCTGGCAGGCCAATCCGATGAAGAATCATGAGCCATCGCCATCATGGACAATTTCATGGAAGGATCAACCGACATTGACCGTTCCATGCATACGACGGGTTTTTCAAAATGGCTGAAGAATTGTTCACCAAGAAACAAGAGATTGGTCTCAGGCCTACCTTTCAAGGTTACTTGCACTCATTGAGATTCCCAGTGGGGCATACTTGGCTAAAAAACGGGCGCACTCATCCCTTGGTCTCAAAATTCTCAGCAAAGATTTCCCCTTTACACCTTTAGGGAACGTCCTGACTCCCTTGCTATTCTTATGGAGAATTTTTAAGGTACGCTTGATGACTAATTGTTCTATAGGCCTTTTCATTTTCGACCTAAGGAGCCGGCCTCATGCATTCAAAATTAGCTTCTCATATCCTGGTGACGGCGGGTTGGGTCTTCGGGAGCTTTTTCCTGGGATGCTCCAGCGTGGAACTCACAAAGATCCCCCAAAAACCCCTGCCCTTCCATCCCCCTCCTCTGATTGAATTACCATTGGAATTGCCACCGGAAGGAGGTCCACGACGCCCCGTCGATGCCATGTCCCCCACGACCTTATCCGGTCCGGGACCGGAGATTATCATTGTCGAATCCGACCAGCCTGCCTTACGTGCCACAGCAGAACAGGATCCGGACGTGAAGACCCAATTGGGCGATCGTTTTGCCTACATCAATACCGAGGAGGTCCCTGCCAACCAATGCCTGGTGACCCTGCAGGAAGACGACACGGCTAACCCTCGAGCAACGGAACGGGCATCGGCTTCCGATGCCTCCGCATATCGGTTAACTTACTACAGTTACACCCACAATGTGGCCGTGCATGTCTGCATGGAAAATGACCGAATGTCTTCTGTCCAGCAGGATCCGCGTGAGGGCTACCAGCCCGAAGAAGGTGAAGAAGAAATCACGACAGCCATTGAACTGGCCAGAGGAGATCAACGAATTGCCCAGGAGGTTCAGCATCTGCACGGACATGCCATTCTGACTTCCCCTGAAGAATACCGGTACTTCTGGGTGAGCGACGAAGCGGGGTTCGGTGACCGGGTATTTTGGGTCACATTTTCTGAAACGCCGGAGAGCTTGGCCCTCTACTTTGCACGAGTTGACCTCACTTCTCAGACCGTCTTAGACGCAGGCAAGGAGGCAGGACCCCAATGACTAATCCCAAACAAGGAGCGCGTCGCATGGCATCATTTCGATATTTTCTGGCCGGTGTCGCATTGACCGGTACTTTGATGGTCAGCCCCGCTTTGGCCGACTGGGAATCCAAACCATTTACCTGGGGTCCGTGGGCCTTATATCTTGACATGAAAGATGCTGCTGGCCTGGGGCTTCGCAATGTGTCCTATCAAGGCAACCTGATATTAGGTAAAGCGGATTTGCCCGTGATCCGGGTCAAGTATGTCCGGGAGTGGCCGGCCTGGCATCCCTTCAGTTGGTTTGGCCTAGGACGATCCAGTGGCCGATGCGGACCATTCGAGGATCGGATCAGCCCACAGC
Above is a window of Candidatus Nitrospira neomarina DNA encoding:
- the dapF gene encoding diaminopimelate epimerase → MNNNFFKGHGLGNDYIALDPAKMSFKLTPRTIRALCDRHWGVGSDGILALGTSKKADFGLRIYNPDGSEAEKSGNGLRIFGCYLYHTKHTRKKHFTVETKGGLVEIHLELNGHGYVNGATVDMGRASFQPISLPCTLRVPELIQQPVKAAGQSLRFTGVSVGNPHCVVYKKQEEQWTRQDLLEIGPELENHIIFPKRTNVQLAVPTGPRTISILIWERGAGETQASGSSACAAACAGVRLGLVKSPVCVKAPGGTLDITVDPQYNITMKGPVTEVARGEISQAFIDALR
- a CDS encoding cytochrome-c peroxidase, with protein sequence MKPAIKRGLTTVLCTILVGLSLTSTGIGSETSPHSAVEMITVDGHTVPDIGPLPTVVPQPPGNLNYAAKLSLGKQLYFDGRLSKNNAISCAFCHNPVAGFADPNQTSVGVGGLRGGRQSPTVYNTAFNPFQFWDGRAGSLEEQAIGPIHNPVEMAETHEAVVPKIAKISGYKEEFQKVFGTGVSLQGIAEAIAAYERTIISTNSAFDKFVLGDQQAMGEDAQRGMALFKGKGRCILCHNDSNFTDNRFHNLGVPQVGPMKEDLGRYYVTRRERDKGAFKTPTLRSITESAPYMHDGAFKTLEEVIDFFDKGGNANPQLSPLMKPLGLAPQEKADLIAFLKALTGEPIPFEFPKLPE
- the hrpB gene encoding ATP-dependent helicase HrpB, with product MKTHMYPIDAVVPQLQQTLRQHPIVLLTAQPGAGKTTQIPVALLQEPWLIPKTIMMLEPRRLAARAAARRMSDLLGETVGTTVGYRTRLDTKISPNTKLEVVTEGILTRILQHDPSLQHYGLVIFDEFHERSLQADLGLALCLESQKVFREDLRLLIMSATLDSAAISQQLRQAPVISCEGKMFPVETRYVGKPDGKFFAMQVAHTIHRLLKTEQGNLLVFLPGAGEIRQVERLLADLPLDPHTRIAPLYGDLSAQAQDQAILPPPAGWRKVVLSTNIAESSLTIEGIRLVIDTGLMRVPRFDARSGMSRLATLTVSQQSAEQRRGRAGRLEPGLCIRFWSEAEQRTLTPRTTPEILDADLTSLVLELCQWGNHDPQELIWLDPPPAGAIAQARHLLHSLGACDTYGHITDHGRAMADLPMHPRLAHMVLKGKALGVGAFACDLAAALSERNLFKGSIAREHADLRTRFDMLYGGAPVQRNTRAPDRGTIQRIRQVSQSWQRTLHIITPHHGPKQQIDQLGVLLALAYPDRIAQRQSDEDRRYRLANGRSARFHHPDPLEHEEWLVIADLNGAPATALIFVAAPISVEDLISHCGDLIQSTDSVMWDASTQAVRSIRQRRLGELILEEGRLPDPDPDLVLTALLDGLRNTGLSCLPWNPTLRNWQARVQFLRRATEPGSPWPDVSDDTLLETLDQWLGPFLSNLSSLNQLKRIDLAWPLQALLSPEQRRTLDTLAPTHLTVPTGSHIPLDYLSGEIPVLAVRLQELFGQCDTPRLVNGRVPVLIHLLSPARRPVQVTQDLTSFWKTGYTQVRKELKGRYPKHFWPDDPLQAPPTRGIKKR